The Fervidicoccaceae archaeon genome contains a region encoding:
- a CDS encoding energy-coupling factor ABC transporter ATP-binding protein — protein MRPIFELEDVWVRNRLSGVTLKIWGGITALVGRNGSGKTTLLRVLSGALRPDRGRVSRPERIGSSWQNPYYSFYKSTVLDELSEAVGGQRARSLLEDHGLSSLAHRSPFTLSAGQARILSILLAISWDPDAVLIDEPTTGLDARERRKVARMLRELGKPVVVASHDVDFVLEVADRVIILREGKVVLEGEALDVVYSGALWEEGFPKTDLVKLAESVGMRLRSVDECLREG, from the coding sequence TTGCGTCCCATCTTCGAGCTAGAGGATGTGTGGGTTCGCAATAGGCTGAGCGGCGTGACTCTGAAGATCTGGGGAGGGATCACGGCTCTCGTTGGTCGCAACGGCAGCGGCAAGACCACGCTGTTGAGGGTGCTCTCGGGAGCGCTGAGGCCCGATAGAGGTCGAGTCAGTAGGCCCGAGAGGATCGGCTCGTCTTGGCAGAACCCCTATTATTCGTTCTATAAGTCGACGGTGCTCGACGAGCTCAGCGAGGCTGTGGGCGGCCAGAGAGCTCGGAGCCTCCTAGAGGATCACGGGCTCTCGAGCCTGGCCCACCGATCGCCTTTCACGCTATCCGCCGGCCAGGCTAGGATCCTGTCCATTCTTCTGGCCATCTCGTGGGATCCCGACGCGGTCCTAATCGACGAGCCGACAACGGGGCTCGACGCGAGAGAGAGGAGGAAGGTTGCCAGGATGCTCCGCGAACTCGGTAAGCCCGTCGTCGTCGCGAGCCACGATGTGGACTTCGTTTTGGAGGTTGCGGACAGAGTGATCATCCTGCGCGAGGGCAAAGTGGTGCTCGAGGGAGAGGCCCTCGACGTAGTCTACAGCGGAGCGCTGTGGGAGGAGGGGTTCCCGAAGACGGACCTCGTCAAACTGGCCGAGAGCGTGGGAATGAGGCTGAGAAGCGTTGACGAGTGCCTCCGAGAAGGCTGA
- a CDS encoding ABC transporter ATP-binding protein: protein MRLNDVYYKYDESGPWVLRGVTTEVRKGRTLVVGATGSGKSTLLRVASGLAPSVYGGTLRGRVEIMSRVIVVPQLFEVFILMRTPEEELRFVAENESLPWEEASEKIGEIAERLGIEKILRRNVSRLSMGEKQRVAIASALLTRAELLMLDEPLAYLDPRGCIELIELLSDLEVEGVVVADHRLHYFDGWYDRILVVIDGRVIEARDLLEVGEILGDTVYLPIHAKLGFRRLEDLASHLRARGCVGSQ, encoded by the coding sequence GTGAGACTCAACGATGTATATTACAAGTACGACGAGAGCGGCCCTTGGGTTCTGCGCGGCGTGACGACGGAGGTGAGAAAAGGCAGAACTCTCGTGGTCGGGGCCACTGGGAGCGGGAAGTCCACCCTCCTGCGCGTGGCCTCGGGCCTCGCGCCCTCGGTTTACGGGGGCACGCTGCGAGGCAGAGTCGAGATAATGTCCAGGGTCATCGTGGTACCGCAGCTCTTCGAGGTCTTCATCTTAATGAGGACCCCGGAGGAGGAGCTGAGGTTCGTGGCGGAGAACGAGAGTTTACCGTGGGAAGAGGCTTCCGAGAAGATCGGGGAGATCGCCGAGAGGCTAGGCATCGAGAAGATCTTGAGAAGAAACGTGTCGAGGCTCTCGATGGGCGAGAAGCAGAGAGTGGCCATAGCCAGCGCCCTCCTCACGAGGGCGGAGCTTCTCATGCTCGATGAGCCTCTAGCCTACCTCGACCCGCGAGGGTGCATTGAGCTGATCGAGCTCCTGAGCGACCTCGAGGTCGAGGGCGTGGTAGTGGCCGACCACAGGCTCCACTACTTCGACGGCTGGTACGATAGAATCCTCGTGGTGATCGACGGGAGAGTCATCGAGGCTCGAGACCTACTAGAGGTCGGCGAGATCCTCGGCGATACGGTGTATCTCCCGATCCACGCTAAGCTGGGCTTCAGGAGGCTCGAGGACCTTGCGTCCCATCTTCGAGCTAGAGGATGTGTGGGTTCGCAATAG
- the thiW gene encoding energy coupling factor transporter S component ThiW — protein MPVKWSVERKIALALMLSALAVALAPINIPVGPTKAFPWQHMVNVLAGVILGPWWATGMAILIGTVRIALGLGTIFAYPGGIPGALLVGLLALYLEKRGKPTEYAAFIEPVGTAVVGFLLALYVFAPLIGKYEAWMAALVPIWLIWLASTSIGTVVGFAALKLLKTAKLI, from the coding sequence GTGCCGGTCAAGTGGAGCGTGGAGCGTAAGATCGCCCTAGCTCTGATGCTGTCGGCCCTGGCCGTGGCGCTCGCACCGATAAACATACCGGTGGGTCCCACGAAAGCTTTCCCGTGGCAACACATGGTCAACGTGTTGGCCGGAGTGATCTTAGGACCCTGGTGGGCCACCGGCATGGCGATTCTCATAGGGACTGTCAGAATAGCCCTCGGTCTGGGCACGATCTTCGCTTACCCCGGCGGAATACCCGGGGCCCTCTTGGTGGGCTTGCTGGCGTTGTACCTAGAGAAGAGGGGCAAGCCGACGGAGTATGCAGCCTTCATCGAGCCCGTGGGCACGGCCGTCGTGGGCTTCCTGCTGGCTCTCTACGTCTTCGCCCCGCTCATTGGAAAATACGAGGCATGGATGGCCGCGTTGGTACCCATATGGTTGATATGGCTAGCGAGCACATCTATCGGGACGGTAGTAGGTTTTGCGGCCCTCAAGCTGCTCAAGACCGCGAAGCTCATTTAG
- a CDS encoding thiamine-phosphate synthase family protein, producing the protein MARLAVLSCTSDPARCAEADVKAAVAYDLIPLILNRAKLREQLSSLAEHDVLKVSFTDETGLSLEEAELISASRALLVLGPGVSVDLWGALLPRASLAVSIEGSKLLLTWKEKERAVSVESLVSRRGPDAQAYANTVASLASCFLARGEEPGSAAKRALAAAWEAWRYCEPSEHGCVPAPEAPRMLGYHRWEVLENLQRALGTLAASSSLIISLGLVPEVGINVAMSLPSKYARGPEDVAAFPGRIVAAEGLLRALGPPTFGASRHLARAILAVQKSHPVVRAAVNVRYSEKLVEAAQWLGLNVSSYDRREEPEEVKAREGATIPWGVGVALEKLRGARPDVIYHVGDYGKEPMLTVFGERATDVVDKLVRMARAAAGAVPSLI; encoded by the coding sequence TTGGCTAGATTGGCTGTGCTCTCGTGCACATCGGACCCGGCCAGATGCGCTGAGGCGGACGTGAAAGCCGCCGTCGCCTACGACTTAATCCCCCTCATCTTGAATCGCGCCAAGCTGAGAGAACAGCTGAGCTCGCTCGCGGAGCACGACGTACTCAAAGTGTCCTTCACGGACGAGACGGGTCTAAGCCTCGAGGAGGCCGAGCTCATCTCGGCGAGCCGAGCGCTCCTCGTGCTGGGGCCGGGCGTGAGCGTCGACCTCTGGGGAGCGCTGCTGCCGAGGGCCTCTCTTGCGGTATCGATCGAGGGATCCAAGCTCCTCTTGACGTGGAAGGAGAAAGAGAGGGCCGTTAGCGTAGAGAGCCTCGTCTCGAGGAGGGGCCCCGATGCTCAAGCCTACGCCAATACGGTAGCGTCGCTAGCCTCGTGCTTCCTCGCGCGCGGGGAGGAGCCTGGGAGCGCGGCCAAGCGAGCTCTGGCCGCGGCTTGGGAGGCGTGGAGATACTGCGAGCCGAGCGAGCATGGGTGCGTGCCGGCTCCCGAGGCTCCCAGAATGCTCGGTTATCACAGATGGGAGGTCCTGGAGAATCTCCAGAGAGCTCTAGGGACTTTGGCGGCCTCATCGAGCCTCATAATATCACTGGGTCTCGTACCGGAGGTCGGAATAAACGTAGCCATGTCTCTACCGAGTAAGTACGCGAGGGGACCCGAGGACGTCGCGGCTTTCCCGGGAAGGATAGTCGCGGCCGAGGGACTTCTCAGAGCCCTAGGCCCTCCGACTTTCGGCGCCTCGAGGCACCTCGCCAGAGCGATCCTGGCGGTTCAGAAGAGCCACCCCGTTGTTAGGGCGGCGGTCAACGTCAGATACAGCGAGAAGCTCGTCGAGGCGGCCCAGTGGCTCGGTCTGAACGTCTCCAGCTACGACAGGAGAGAGGAGCCGGAGGAGGTCAAGGCCAGAGAGGGCGCCACAATACCCTGGGGCGTGGGCGTGGCGTTGGAGAAGCTGAGGGGGGCGCGGCCCGACGTGATCTACCACGTGGGCGACTACGGGAAAGAGCCCATGCTCACGGTATTCGGGGAGAGGGCTACTGACGTCGTAGATAAGCTCGTGAGGATGGCCAGAGCGGCGGCCGGCGCAGTCCCTTCGCTAATTTGA
- the panB gene encoding 3-methyl-2-oxobutanoate hydroxymethyltransferase: MKTLGEKITVRKILRKKERGEKIVMTTAYDYVFAKLVDEAGVDIILVGDSAAMVVWGMDNTLGISMRTMLEHVRAVARARPMALVVADMPFMSYELGPTQAARSAGAFARAGAEAVKLEGGEEFRDEIRAIVRAGIPVMGHVGLTPQRYLRLGGYRLIGKKLDEREQVLRDAEAVQEAGAFSVVLEFVVAEVAREVTERLAIPTICIGSGPYCDGQVLVLHDIIGLSASPPPFAKKYADISASTRDALRRFAEEVRSRVFPGREHYFTAAGST, translated from the coding sequence GTGAAGACGTTGGGGGAGAAGATCACCGTCAGAAAGATCTTGCGAAAGAAAGAGAGGGGAGAGAAGATCGTGATGACCACCGCCTACGATTACGTCTTCGCCAAACTGGTCGACGAAGCGGGAGTCGACATAATACTCGTAGGAGACTCGGCGGCCATGGTGGTTTGGGGTATGGACAATACTTTGGGCATCTCGATGCGCACGATGCTCGAGCACGTGAGGGCGGTCGCCAGGGCAAGGCCAATGGCGCTCGTAGTGGCCGACATGCCCTTCATGAGCTACGAGCTCGGCCCAACTCAAGCGGCGAGGAGCGCCGGAGCATTCGCGAGGGCCGGAGCCGAGGCGGTGAAGCTAGAGGGGGGCGAGGAATTTCGCGACGAGATAAGAGCCATCGTGAGAGCGGGGATCCCGGTCATGGGGCACGTGGGCTTGACTCCCCAGAGGTACCTGAGGCTTGGCGGCTACAGACTCATTGGAAAGAAGCTAGACGAGAGAGAGCAGGTGCTGCGAGATGCCGAGGCCGTTCAGGAGGCCGGCGCGTTCTCGGTGGTCTTGGAGTTCGTCGTCGCGGAGGTGGCTAGAGAGGTTACCGAGAGGTTGGCGATACCGACGATATGCATAGGCTCCGGTCCCTATTGCGATGGCCAAGTCCTCGTGCTCCACGACATAATCGGGCTCTCGGCATCTCCGCCGCCCTTCGCCAAAAAATACGCGGACATCTCAGCCTCGACGAGAGATGCTCTGAGGAGATTCGCCGAAGAGGTCAGAAGTCGCGTCTTCCCCGGGCGCGAGCACTACTTCACCGCGGCCGGTTCGACTTGA
- a CDS encoding rhomboid family intramembrane serine protease, with protein sequence MMLESSWALIRRGTGETPRLKYFPTRTSLPGISPKRGVTLSLVAINAALYLMTSSSNFFLRSADRWVSELGFVPAELAVQPSSFLKIFTSMFTHADVFHIFFNMYFLYFFGKALEGVLGSGRFLTLYMLSGVAAAVAHTAFGFVQGVSSLIVPAVGASGAISGVLGAYLLLFPGTHLTACLWFFVLPLCFTTRASYFLLFWFATQVIYGYASRGAAVAFFAHAGGFVAGIALLPLLLRGERLASLKYYVALREGLFSFIRFFGQARPSGLGRGGRLALAILVVSMIAGLAYVNIAARPGLSASLLELNIDETLKSSGRFLVTWVNGSPAITGSELMPDAARITLNRLWGSGLLYNPTMKGGLLEKDSLTTTARVLACPGSPLEVPVQFRGLVAVYDERGLAKEARGILASVVVNVTFGTGGACSASPGEPFVSSFEVSSRGSGDLGLLAEYSSIASLIIVAASLYVAVARDKHYALVS encoded by the coding sequence ATGATGTTGGAGAGTAGCTGGGCTTTGATCCGTCGAGGCACGGGCGAGACGCCCAGGCTCAAGTATTTCCCAACCAGGACGAGCCTTCCGGGCATCTCGCCTAAGAGGGGGGTCACGCTGAGCCTCGTAGCGATCAACGCGGCCTTATACCTGATGACGTCTTCATCGAATTTCTTCCTGCGCTCCGCCGATCGATGGGTCTCCGAGCTCGGCTTCGTCCCCGCCGAGCTGGCGGTTCAACCCTCGAGCTTCTTAAAGATCTTCACAAGCATGTTCACCCACGCCGACGTCTTCCACATATTCTTCAACATGTACTTCCTGTACTTCTTCGGAAAGGCCCTAGAGGGGGTCCTCGGGTCGGGCAGATTCTTGACCCTCTACATGCTCAGCGGAGTCGCCGCCGCCGTAGCCCACACGGCCTTCGGCTTCGTGCAAGGCGTCTCGTCTCTCATCGTGCCAGCCGTAGGCGCCTCGGGGGCCATAAGCGGTGTCCTCGGAGCCTATCTGTTGCTGTTCCCGGGCACTCACCTCACGGCTTGCCTCTGGTTCTTCGTGCTCCCTCTCTGCTTCACGACGAGGGCCTCGTACTTCTTGCTCTTCTGGTTCGCCACGCAGGTGATCTACGGGTACGCGAGCCGCGGAGCGGCCGTAGCGTTCTTCGCTCACGCAGGGGGCTTCGTTGCGGGGATCGCTCTCCTGCCTCTCCTCCTGCGCGGAGAGAGGCTCGCCTCTTTGAAATACTATGTGGCGCTGAGAGAGGGGCTCTTCTCCTTCATTAGATTCTTCGGCCAGGCCAGGCCTTCGGGCCTCGGCAGAGGAGGGAGGCTCGCGTTAGCCATCCTCGTGGTCTCCATGATAGCGGGGCTGGCGTACGTCAACATCGCAGCGAGGCCGGGTCTCTCCGCCTCGCTCCTCGAGCTAAACATAGACGAGACGTTGAAGTCCTCGGGGAGGTTCCTGGTGACGTGGGTGAACGGATCCCCCGCTATAACGGGCTCGGAGCTCATGCCGGACGCCGCGAGGATCACGCTCAATAGGCTCTGGGGCTCGGGGCTGCTCTATAACCCCACGATGAAGGGGGGCTTGCTGGAGAAAGACTCGTTGACCACGACCGCTCGCGTGCTCGCTTGCCCCGGCTCCCCTCTCGAGGTCCCGGTGCAGTTCAGGGGGCTCGTAGCGGTCTACGACGAGAGGGGGCTCGCGAAGGAGGCGAGGGGTATCCTCGCGAGCGTCGTCGTCAACGTGACCTTTGGAACCGGGGGGGCCTGCTCAGCCAGCCCGGGCGAGCCTTTCGTGAGCTCCTTCGAAGTATCGTCTAGGGGGAGCGGCGACTTGGGGCTCCTCGCCGAATATTCCTCGATCGCTTCACTCATCATCGTTGCGGCCTCCCTATACGTGGCCGTGGCGCGCGACAAGCACTACGCCCTCGTCTCGTAG
- the purE gene encoding 5-(carboxyamino)imidazole ribonucleotide mutase yields MPPRVAVVLGSESDRELGDKICSILAELGIETEYVIVSAHRDPDELEKYVESSEVEVFVCVAGLSAALPGAIAARTLKPVVGVPRSVKLGGLDSLLSIAQMPPGTPVACVGIDAAENAALLAVRILAVKYPEIRERLREYYEKKIKRGLKRLELPRGAGGAPQPSTSNSTSRAHQ; encoded by the coding sequence TTGCCTCCCCGAGTAGCGGTTGTCTTGGGGAGCGAGTCGGACCGCGAATTAGGAGACAAGATATGCTCGATCCTCGCGGAGCTAGGCATCGAGACGGAGTACGTTATCGTATCCGCTCACAGAGATCCCGACGAGCTCGAGAAGTACGTCGAATCGTCAGAGGTCGAGGTCTTCGTCTGCGTCGCTGGGCTCTCGGCGGCTCTGCCAGGTGCCATAGCGGCGAGGACTTTGAAACCCGTAGTGGGTGTGCCTAGGTCCGTCAAGCTGGGCGGTTTGGATTCCCTGCTCTCTATAGCTCAGATGCCGCCGGGCACTCCCGTCGCCTGCGTTGGGATCGACGCGGCAGAGAACGCTGCACTATTGGCGGTCAGGATTCTCGCCGTGAAGTACCCGGAGATCCGAGAGAGGCTCCGCGAGTACTACGAGAAGAAGATCAAGAGAGGGCTCAAGCGACTTGAGCTCCCCCGAGGAGCGGGAGGAGCTCCTCAGCCCTCAACCTCTAACTCGACGTCGAGAGCTCACCAATGA